In Euwallacea fornicatus isolate EFF26 chromosome 23, ASM4011564v1, whole genome shotgun sequence, the DNA window AATGACGTCGCAACACTCTTAGTCGCTTAAGTTAAGCCAGGTTACTTTACCTGGTTGAAAATCTGAAGTCGCTTCAAATTATTTCTGGCTTGAAAGTAGAGTTTGTTCTGTGGGGCTGTCAACGTAAGCTGCGAGACGTAACGTTAAGACGCGAGAAATGTCGATTCTCTCGTTCTCAGCAGTCTCCAGCAAACTAACGTCCTTCAAACATTATTTCTTCCACTTTTGACACGAATGTAATAGTCAATGTAGGGTCGTATTGACCTTAGGACTTGCGTTAAAAAAGTCTAGCTACTCAGTTGAAAATTGCGGAAAAACTAAAGTCAGTTAAGGgtatttctttcaaaatttatggATAAATACGGGTTATCTGCTTCATCGTCCATGGAAGAAATCGGGCGGGCGCAGAGCGTTTAAAGAAATCAGTTTAAGTTCTTTCCAAATCTACGTAAAAGCTTTGGCCGATTGAGGGTACctaattcaataaattgttaGATCAGTTCGGGTTACTTCGATATTCCAGAgaatttcgttaaaaagtATGAGAGAAACTGGCTTAAAATCGGATAGCTTCAAACTGAAGTTCCAGTCCTACAGCAACGAAATCGCAGAAAATCTCTtgtttaaaaatcgatttcaaaattttaatgatagggagctttctttaaaaaaacatctctctctctctctctgtatTTCATTAAGCAACGTTTTactaaattttcacaataGCTTCCAGATACTGCATTAGATTAATAAGGTTACGTCAAGTTAAACTAACAATAATTGATAGGTACTGTCTTCAGTTTTGTCTTAAACACAGTTTGCTTAAGAGTCAGAAATTACGCTTTAAGGTTTTCTAGTATCTACGGATTTTTTGGTCTGGTGTCAGGCGGAACCAATCTGAATCTAGACGATTTAGATAGATGTGTGGTTTCGATATAATTCTCCAGCGTGACGTGACTTTGTCAATGTCAAGGCAATGTCAATGTCACGACTTGATGAAAGTGAGGTgagcaaattaaataaaaacaatttgaaattttatattcaacagagtaattaatttaaatatgagtTAACTTGATAACCCTCCAACTTTGCGTCTGTTCCAACGTCAGTTTACCCGACACGTCAATGTCACTGTCGATTCAGAGGCGTGATCAGGCcctaattttataaaaacgtGTGAGAGCGCGAACTAAGTTTTTAGTAATGTTGAATCATGGCACGGGAGCTTTGACAGCGCAAATACGATCGTTGAACTATTCTGGACAACGTAAAAACGTAATTTCCCTTTCACTCTCAATTGCTATCCGATTTACAACTTCCGCTCATCTACATTTTTATTGACATGACGTCATCGTCATTCTTATTCGATACGTGCGTCACTGTCAAAGTTGTCTATTCGGTCTGCGTCATATCCTGCCCCGTTGGTTCAATTCTATCATGTGatgaatatttcgaaaactgcaAACGAAagaataagtaataaaaactAGGAATTCCTCGAAGATACTTCCTCTTTCTGCTTACGTTAACATAACAAACTATATCAGGCATTTCCGATTAAAGAAGGGTACTTTCCCAGTTGCATTGGGAATGTCTTGTACTGGATGTAATTAAGCCTGTTCTCGGCCTCCATTCATTTATTAGCATCGTTCGAGCGAACGGTTCTAAATTTAGTCTTAATggaatatatataaatttaattgaccGGCTTAGGCCACGTTCACACTCCTAGAGCGTGCTCTCAGATTAGACCACTAGCGTCAGAGACTTGACCTTAGTGCAGTTGAACTCATTGGCCGAATTAATTGGTTAATGATTATTCTGCCAGAAAAGAACTTTGCGCCTCAAAAttatattgcaaaattcaTCATTCTCATGTATAATGTAGCACTAATAATACGCAAATTGACCCAACGAGCCTTCGGTGCGCGGACATTCGGTAGGTACGTAGGCACGTCGTCGTTAAAATGCATTGATTTCTCATTGCCTTGACAGGAGTGATAATTCAGCGGCATACGTTTTGAGGTCGCTCACATATGTATATCGCATAATAAATATgctttttgcgaaaaaaatgACGTCAAACCGGCTTATTGAGCAACGCGAGGAAGTGGATTAGACTTATGCGTATTTCCTGTCCATCCGAGTTTAGATTTGCGTTGTTCTAGATTAACGACCATTTGATTAATGCCAACGTTGTGTCTGTTGTAGTAACGTAAACGTGCATgcggtttttcaaaaatccgtAAGCGGCTTAGTGCCTCAAACAATAACAATAGTAAAATAGTTTTGGGACAGTTTTCAATGGGCTTCATATATTTTGAGAATAGGTTTCTTTCAAGAGTGGTTTGACTTCTTAACCATGCATAAATACAAATTCATGGACCTAAATTAAATGATTAATAAAACGTTTCGCAGTTGCAACTTAATCATATAAGACTTTGGACGGAGGTAattccgatttttttaatagtttggTAGTTCCTACGACGCGACGGTTAAGTCAGGATCGTTCTTGCTGGAGCTTGGCAACCTACCCATATGGGACGTTGCGCCATTTTAACCGGAGCTTTGCGATACTGACTTAACGGCAAGACGTTGCCGGCATCGTGCCCACGCCGAAATTACCTTTTGGCCGGGCTCCGCTTTTTATTTCTTGCGGGGTGACTACCATTCCACAAGTTCGACCTTCGACGGTTTAAGATATAtcgagtttttatttttttctcgataTTTCGTGGCATTGCTACATGTTTactaaaattgcaaatggCCGCTTCCATgtagcaaaaatttaaataccacATGAAACAGCATAAAATTTGCTATCAGACAGCACTTATCACACAGCAGAGCATAGCTCTTTCTTGTAGTTTGCTGCTCGAATGAATCACGtccttaaaatatataaatcatGAACCGAACTGCCGACACAGCCAAAATTTTGGGATTTTGCCTATTTTACACAGTGTTTAAAACCCATTTTGGAGCTCCATCTTGTTATGACCATAAATAATTCCTGTGAAATCAATTTTCAGATGTAGCCGATTATGTagtcctgaagtttggcattTTGCGACAAAAACGAGGCGACTAAATTGCTAAAGAGTTATTTGCAGttgcaaaaaatgaatattaaaataattgatttctGCATCGAATCcaacgttaaaaaatttgaaaaaccagGTCGTCTACGATGACGTCAATCTCGGTGGAAAGTAGAACctcataataaaataatcgaaatttaaataagcaggatgtttttctaatttataacTTATTAAAACGgtcattaaattgaaattatcagATATCTTCGGTTGTCGCGCCTGTCAGCACACAAATTCACGCGAAATATCTTTTGAgcgacatttttcaaattccaataTTGTTAGTTTACAATGATCttcgaaaaaaatgattcCAATTCGATCCTTTCAtcgtttaaataattaaagcaCCTTCTTTCTTTTTAGAATGCTTTAGATCTCAGCCTCCCTGCCAGCCCGGTCCTGTTGAAAAGCCGCAGTACCAACTGGTTCCAATTAAGTGGTCATCCGGACAGCCTCGCCCCAGCCGGTCCGGGAACGGTGTGGAAGAAGCGCTCCCCTAACTCCGACAATACCGAAAGGATCGTCTACGAGGAGCTGCTTAAAGACCCAGTACTCAAAGACATCGTACCTAAGTACTACCGCGAAGTCGAATACCAAGGAGAGATGTTCATCGAACTGCAAGACCTCCTTCATGGGTTTCAGGTATGGAACCGATGAAactatgattttttaaaaattatttgcggTGCAGAGTGCCGTGGAACTTCAACATAATATGCCAAATGCACGAGATCGAGAATCACCACCAGAATCATACCCTATATgtataaccctgtatatgacaTATATAGAAGTTTCCATGACAAATCgaaatacaaaaatgaagTAAATCGCTAATTCCACTATAACCGGGCTaaactaataatttgtttcaggACCCTTACGTGATCGACATCAAAATGGGCACTAGGACTTTCTTAGAGTCAGAGGTTCGCAAGACCGTCGCTCGACCAGATCTCTACCAGAAGATGGTGGCCATCGACTCGAAGGCCCCAACCGAAGAGGAACATCGACAAAAAGCCGTGACTAAACTGCGCTACATGCAATTCAGGGAATTGCAGTCGTCCACTTGCAGTCACGGCTTTAGAATCGAGGCGATGAAATGTCGGGGATCTCCTCCCGTTACCGATCTGAAGAAAGTCAAGTCCAGTGAAGAGGTAATCCGCACCTTGGATACCTTTTTGGGTGGCAGAGACGCAGTGAGGGAAAGACTGATCGCGCGTTTGTGCGACATTAGGAGTAGGATAGACCAGTCAGAATACTTTAAGTGCCGCGAGATGATCGGGAGCAGCCTGTTCATCATCTACGACGATTCTAAAGTGGGAGTGTGGCTTATTGATTTTGCAAAGACAAATAAACTGCCCGAGGGGAAGAGCGTGAACCACCGAACACCTTGGGTGCAGGGCAACTACGAAGAAGGTCTCCTCTTCGGGTTCGATCAACTTATAACGGTGAGTGTCTCAACTTCCCTAACGAACACCGTCACAAGGATgttacatacatacatacaaataatgtttaattacTTACGCAAACGATACCGGCTATTATTAACTTGGTACCGGTCTATAATGGCTGTTACGTAAATCGGGATGTAATAATATGCACATTCTCAAAGCGGGTACTTTTAACAAGCGGGAAAGGGTCATTTCGATGGTTAAAAATAACATCTACAACCTGGctaattgttattgtttttcaaagtttgattaTTGGAAACGTATAAATAGATGAGATTAATTGATGAGGGTTCTCCAGTTGGTTGGGAGATTTGGTTGGTAGTCGATTTGTAGAAAAGTTCTCACGTATCTGAACTCTACCAGGTATACAAAAACACAATTAACACTTGAGCCTTAAATCTATCCAAGTCGTGACATATTTCGTTCAAGTTAGTTCAAGTGAAATCTATTctttttaggtttattttctgattttattttgtattattctcgtaagaaaaaaatcgcttCGTCGAGATGCCCCGCGTCTCCTCtcgttaaaaaatagtttttaactGTAGgcgcatatatatatatatatacagggtgtttcctaactacgtgtaaaaaatttaaagacgtaatcctcgactgattttgagtcaaaaatgtctaataaacatatgtctgcaaatgccttgtttccaagatacagggtgttgactgaaagacgttgaaaaaggttttaaaggtttctaaaggtttggtggtattattataattaataaaaagcaattcttataattaatcattaaagtaTTCcgccaaaaaattgtcttttctaaaattcaaacacccaaattgagtcattttggaaataaaatctctttttcttgtcacatttcaacaccctgtatcttggaaacaaggtaTTTGcagacatatgtttattagacatttttgactcaaaatcagtcgaggattacgcctttaaattttttacacgtaattaggaaacaccctgtatatacagggttcttttcttttcatctaacatttacagttatagagatatttacaaaatttcaaaaaatgttagatgaaaagatgttattgtaaattaacagagaattaaaaactacattagaaggtcttgaaaaaaatcatgggtaccatttaaaaaaaaacgagtttcagtaatttgcaaaatttgcaaattagcgctcttatacaaaaaaagtatggtgcattaaaaaaatgttttaaagtttttaggtACCTCTGACTTTtatttactactttacaaaaacaaatttcaaaatttcaaaaaacaccagttttgtgataatttttttctgacgctgcatttttaaagaaatttctctaatatggcaacgccgcaaccaatttaaaaaatgtttaatgtattttccttctaaattaaggtttcaccaaatggcataaaaaaaattataggttgctatttaaaaaattataactttgtgctgcccagcgaaaacggaacactctgtataaacaaaaatattattaaatcatgcagctttccaatataaatgagtactgtactaaacatttcatattgatatttatataaagacaccaggaaccaaggccggagtaatggcgaaccctgtatacatatatgtatagtACTGGATAAAAGTACTGGAAGAGAAAAACCGAATAGCATTTCATTGTACTATTGTACAATTCtgcatatttgaaattttataaaggTGCCATAAAACACAATAATTTGTTcaataatgttgtttttacCACAACCACATTAACTGCATTTTAACGATTATTCCTCGCGGCACCCCCTACATGTAATATATGTGTGTTTTTAATagtggaaaaattgtttaaaaccgcaaaaattttttcatcacGATAATATATTCTAGTGATTCCTAAAcagtaaaaataaatcgaatGATCCTTTCAAAGTCGGACgacatttttggaattaaaaatccaaattatATCAGGTATAACGGAAAGTTTCGAAATGAATTATAAGGCCTCACGGCAGTGATTCatgattgttatttattatgagTTCCTGCGAAATTCGAATTGACCTCCTTGAAACATCTTTACGTTCACGTCAATAATTAACACACCTAAAGTCATGTTTAATTAATGTACACCAAGAAtttcactttaattttcatttaaaaataaacttgaaacTATGAATTGATGTATTAATCGCTTTATCTTTCCTTTTACTTTATTAGCActgtttaaaagaatttttctcttttgtttCAGCTTATCGAAAACCTCAAGAATCCACTTGGGAATAATCCAAACGACTCATTTACGAAACCCCTGCCGGCAGTCAGTCAAGTCTTGAAGACGCGGCTGGGTCTAAAACACCCCGTTTCTTGAAAGGGTCAGGGTTTAACTTTGACCTTTGGGGAAAGAAGAGGTGAAAATCATCCTAAGCGTCATGTTCTAGCGTATaaattttcagtgtttttctgtcaagaaaacaataattggGACTATTTTAAAGACTCCCTTGTGTTGGGGCAAGTTTCTCATTGAGTTACTTACGTTTTGTGGCCTCTAAAACAGGTTTACTGTATTTAAAAGTATTATTCGAAgtatattagaaaaatttcatgttcGTGTAAATATTTAGCTACATATCCGAGTAAATCCTCAAGTGAAAGAGACTGTAGTATGAGAATGGTTTTTCATTCTCATCAACACACCAACAGATTTATTACTTAATAAGTTACTTATACAGGATGGTTTATCAACGATGAGAAATCCGAAAGTTGGTCATTTCGGAAGTCTACGGGGTGtccaaagttaaaatttaaattcggttttttaattattctaaaGGTTTCTAGGCGTAAATGAAGCAAGagcacaattaaattttctgttggatatacagggtgtcccgaaattaaagcaccatatttaaacaacgtaaattaggtcaaaaaataacaccaaaactttaaataaaacaatgtcggaaaatgcttccttaatgaggtatgcctctttaaagacgtaactctgatgatggtaattttgaaatatttccaaaacggtgcaagataactttatgaaatttggtacgattttataccttataagcctcaattgactgatgtggctgaatggaaattatttcgtcagaggcgtgctgcacgggtagtgtcggggttaaaaaatgctagattttttttatgtgccccattttttagttgctgatgcaaaattatgaaaccatatacgcttccagaaaaaaaagacactcttggttcacgatgctaggacgcttcgttttcgaataaaatgaatttaaacattacaatgcatgacaaatacaaatgatgcttaaagcgatattttattaaacacatcaaaacgattaaacaataataaaaaacgaacaagaaatttaaatgacgcactttcaaagtaagttttcaaataagtttccgtttTGTTGGATACACAGTCTAGatcgtttttttatgctctgggaggcacgggaaatttgaaacgtattttcttttatttgattagcaGCTAAGTTGATTCTATCCAACAGTTCTTCCCTCGTGTTTATTTCTGTGGCATAGATTATGCTACACATAAagccccaaaaaaaataatccaggggattaaggtcaggtgatcgagGGGGCCAGGTTATTGGACTACCTCTTCCTATCCACCTGCCTGGAAACTTTTCATCAAGCcaatttttcacgttatttCCAAAGTGAGCTGGTGCCCCATCTTGTtgataatacatttgcaatCGGGTATGCAATGGTATATCTTCTAATAGGCCTGCCAgctcattttgaagaaaatgtaaatagtgttGTGCTGTTAACCggtttggaaatacaactgGTCCTATTAATCTATTTCCTATGATACCTGCCCAAATGTTGACAGAAAACctatgctgaaaatgtgttctccttacgacttttggattttcataCTCCCAATAATGTGTGTTATGGATGTTAAATGCTTTGTCTCTCGTAAAACTAGCCTCATCAGACCACAAgatattatgtaaaacattttggtgATTCAAAACCCACTGGCAAAAATTCATCCTAACTGTAAAATCTTCCTCTCGTAAGTCTTGAACCCTTTTATAGTGAAAGGGATGCAATCCCTGCATCCGAGTCATTCTtcctatctaaaaattaatattcgaaataacTGTTTATCTGTTGTTATTTTAACGACTGTATTTACGATCGATTTTGGTATGTTTGTAATGTTTTCAAGCGTTCTTAGagaaatttgaggattttcttctattcgATTAAGCACATCCTCGAAATCGTAATCTACTGTAGGTCTTCCTTGGCCTCGAGAACGTTGAAAAGAACCACAttcgattaaatttctatgtaCTCGACTAAAAACAGATCGAAAAGGTATTCTTCTTCTCGGGTACCTCCTTCTGTACTCTTCTACGGCGGCTCGCGAATTACCATTACAgaacccataaataaaatgaatatcggCAAGCTccctacttgaaaatttctccatttttcactAACAGCTTAATAATGACACAAAGAAACTCCCCAacagaataaatataaacatcaaattgacagtcaacattgtttaatatttcgtagcttactattaagttttcacagaaagtaaatcatttgtatttgtcatgcattgtaatgtttaaattcattttattcgaaaacgaagcgtcctagcatcgtgaaccaagagtgtcttttttttctggaagcgtatatggtttcataattttgcatcagcaactaaaaaatggggcacataaaaaaaatctagcattttttaaccccgacactacccgtgcagcacgcctctgacgaaataatttccattcagccacatcagtcaattgaggcttataaggtataaaatcgtaccaaatttcataaagttatcttgcaccgttttggaaatatttcaaaattaccatcatcagagttacgtctttaaagaggcatacctcattaaggaagcattttccgacattgttttatttaaagttttggtgttattttttgacctaatttacgttgtttaaatatggtgctttaatttcgggacaccctgtatagatcgaatttttttttaactatggTACCGGTGAAATTGGTCGTAAATGGGGCTCCCTTATT includes these proteins:
- the IP3K1 gene encoding inositol-trisphosphate 3-kinase homolog isoform X10 codes for the protein MCVSHIEMVPAVVSLVANKGRDTYTGLIQEFACLRCKSFSNALDLSLPASPVLLKSRSTNWFQLSGHPDSLAPAGPGTVWKKRSPNSDNTERIVYEELLKDPVLKDIVPKYYREVEYQGEMFIELQDLLHGFQDPYVIDIKMGTRTFLESEVRKTVARPDLYQKMVAIDSKAPTEEEHRQKAVTKLRYMQFRELQSSTCSHGFRIEAMKCRGSPPVTDLKKVKSSEEVIRTLDTFLGGRDAVRERLIARLCDIRSRIDQSEYFKCREMIGSSLFIIYDDSKVGVWLIDFAKTNKLPEGKSVNHRTPWVQGNYEEGLLFGFDQLITLIENLKNPLGNNPNDSFTKPLPAVSQVLKTRLGLKHPVS
- the IP3K1 gene encoding inositol-trisphosphate 3-kinase homolog isoform X5, coding for MCVSHIEMVPAVVSLVANKGRDTYTGLIQEFACLRCKSFSTSEQDLEDSEIWKSGRQSGGKTIRSPSPHNAFKRWRKAKQIKLNGSKQASDNVNAEEEMSLLKFLAFNALDLSLPASPVLLKSRSTNWFQLSGHPDSLAPAGPGTVWKKRSPNSDNTERIVYEELLKDPVLKDIVPKYYREVEYQGEMFIELQDLLHGFQDPYVIDIKMGTRTFLESEVRKTVARPDLYQKMVAIDSKAPTEEEHRQKAVTKLRYMQFRELQSSTCSHGFRIEAMKCRGSPPVTDLKKVKSSEEVIRTLDTFLGGRDAVRERLIARLCDIRSRIDQSEYFKCREMIGSSLFIIYDDSKVGVWLIDFAKTNKLPEGKSVNHRTPWVQGNYEEGLLFGFDQLITLIENLKNPLGNNPNDSFTKPLPAVSQVLKTRLGLKHPVS
- the IP3K1 gene encoding inositol-trisphosphate 3-kinase homolog isoform X3, whose translation is MNKKCVDMTESGTNFPPQTYSSIYTEDLETEGDGIVSADSFKTSNAPYKCECLKSSTSEQDLEDSEIWKSGRQSGGKTIRSPSPHNAFKRWRKAKQIKLNGSKQASDNVNAEEEMSLLKFLAFNALDLSLPASPVLLKSRSTNWFQLSGHPDSLAPAGPGTVWKKRSPNSDNTERIVYEELLKDPVLKDIVPKYYREVEYQGEMFIELQDLLHGFQDPYVIDIKMGTRTFLESEVRKTVARPDLYQKMVAIDSKAPTEEEHRQKAVTKLRYMQFRELQSSTCSHGFRIEAMKCRGSPPVTDLKKVKSSEEVIRTLDTFLGGRDAVRERLIARLCDIRSRIDQSEYFKCREMIGSSLFIIYDDSKVGVWLIDFAKTNKLPEGKSVNHRTPWVQGNYEEGLLFGFDQLITLIENLKNPLGNNPNDSFTKPLPAVSQVLKTRLGLKHPVS
- the IP3K1 gene encoding inositol-trisphosphate 3-kinase homolog isoform X8, with the translated sequence MLSRLYFNTKHLQTSEQDLEDSEIWKSGRQSGGKTIRSPSPHNAFKRWRKAKQIKLNGSKQASDNVNAEEEMSLLKFLAFNALDLSLPASPVLLKSRSTNWFQLSGHPDSLAPAGPGTVWKKRSPNSDNTERIVYEELLKDPVLKDIVPKYYREVEYQGEMFIELQDLLHGFQDPYVIDIKMGTRTFLESEVRKTVARPDLYQKMVAIDSKAPTEEEHRQKAVTKLRYMQFRELQSSTCSHGFRIEAMKCRGSPPVTDLKKVKSSEEVIRTLDTFLGGRDAVRERLIARLCDIRSRIDQSEYFKCREMIGSSLFIIYDDSKVGVWLIDFAKTNKLPEGKSVNHRTPWVQGNYEEGLLFGFDQLITLIENLKNPLGNNPNDSFTKPLPAVSQVLKTRLGLKHPVS
- the IP3K1 gene encoding inositol-trisphosphate 3-kinase homolog isoform X4; its protein translation is MSKFGLGTNFPPHTYSSIFNLNLQSEGDGIVSADSFKTSNAPYKCECLKSSTSEQDLEDSEIWKSGRQSGGKTIRSPSPHNAFKRWRKAKQIKLNGSKQASDNVNAEEEMSLLKFLAFNALDLSLPASPVLLKSRSTNWFQLSGHPDSLAPAGPGTVWKKRSPNSDNTERIVYEELLKDPVLKDIVPKYYREVEYQGEMFIELQDLLHGFQDPYVIDIKMGTRTFLESEVRKTVARPDLYQKMVAIDSKAPTEEEHRQKAVTKLRYMQFRELQSSTCSHGFRIEAMKCRGSPPVTDLKKVKSSEEVIRTLDTFLGGRDAVRERLIARLCDIRSRIDQSEYFKCREMIGSSLFIIYDDSKVGVWLIDFAKTNKLPEGKSVNHRTPWVQGNYEEGLLFGFDQLITLIENLKNPLGNNPNDSFTKPLPAVSQVLKTRLGLKHPVS